AGCGGCGCCCTCAACACCGTCACCGGCTACGGCGCCGACTATGTCGAAATCAATCTGGTGCGCCATTCGGGCAGCCTTCTCGTGCTGCCGGACGCGCCAGTCATCCCTTGGCCCGTCTCCTCTTTCGAGCAACTGAGCGCCGAGCACTTCGCCATGCTGGTCGACTCCGCGCCGGAAGTGGTCGTGTTCGGCAGCGGCGAGCGGCTGCGCTTTCCGCATCCGCGCCTGACGGCCGCGCTCACCGCGAAGCGCATCGGCGTCGAAACAATGGACTTCAAGGCCGCCTGCCGCACGTACAACATTCTGATGGCCGAGGGCCGCAAGGTCGCGGCTGCGCTGCTGATCGAGGCCTAGAGCCGTGCCGCGATGCCGGCCTCGCGCGCGTCGCTTGCCATGCGCGCACAGGCCGCCGCGCGGCCGTATCTGAAGCATTCGCAGCAGCGGCCTGAACCGCGCGTCTTGGCCGCGTCGTGGCCGATAACGTACACTGCGCGCCATCGATGCCGGACCGGCGTCCCTGAGCACGACCGCGCGCCGGTTGCCTGTCGGCGGAAAGTGAAGCAACCGCCGCCGTCGAGACTCGCGGCGTGTCCCCGCGCCGGGACTCAGCGCCGGCGTCACGGTGTACTTGCAGGCAACCAGAACGCTGCGCGGACAGTCTCATGCACGCGCGCCCCGAGGAGGGCCGTCCCGCGAAGCGCCGGCCGCCTCACGGGCGCCGCCCGCCTGACCGGTCGCCATTTCCGAACAACACAGCTTCGCCGCCTGCGCGGCGTCGCCATAAAGGTTGAAATCCATGAACGATACGCCGTCCAGGCTACCGCTCAACCGCACCACGATTCTGCTGCTGGTGCTGGCCCTTGCCGTGATCTGGTTCGTGCCGCTCGGCTGGCGCCACCTGCTGCCGAGCGACGAAGGCCGCTACGCCGAGATGGCGCGCGAGATGTTCACGACCGGCGACTGGATCACGCCGCGCTACAACGGCTACAAGTATTTCGAGAAACCGCCGCTGCAGACCTGGGCGAACGCGCTCACGTTCGCGTGGTTCGGCGTCGGCGAATGGCAGGCACGGCTCTATACGGCGCTGACGGGCTTTGCCGGCGTGCTGCTGATCGGCTTCACCGGCGCGCGCGTGTTCAACGCGGCGACCGGCGTGTTCGCGGCAATCGTGCTGGCGACCTCGCCGTACTGGAACCTGATGGGCCACTTCAACACGCTCGACATGGGCCTGTCGTTCTGGATGCAGCTGACGCTGTGCGCGCTGCTGCTCGCGCAGCGCCCCAACCTGGCGACCGGCTGCGTGCGCGGCTGGATGTGGATCTGCTGGGGCTCGATGGCGCTGGCCGTGCTGTCCAAGGGCCTCGTCGGCGTCATCCTGCCGGGCGCGGTGCTGGTGCTGTACACGGTGATCGCGCGCGACTGGGCCGTGTGGAAGCGCCTGCATCTGATCGGCGGCCTGATCGTGTTCTTCGCGATCGTCACGCCGTGGTTCGTGCTGGTGCAGGAGCGCAATCCGGAATTCCTGAA
The nucleotide sequence above comes from Paraburkholderia sp. FT54. Encoded proteins:
- a CDS encoding Mth938-like domain-containing protein translates to MKLHQDSSGALNTVTGYGADYVEINLVRHSGSLLVLPDAPVIPWPVSSFEQLSAEHFAMLVDSAPEVVVFGSGERLRFPHPRLTAALTAKRIGVETMDFKAACRTYNILMAEGRKVAAALLIEA